One Aliiroseovarius sediminilitoris DNA window includes the following coding sequences:
- a CDS encoding putative signal transducing protein encodes MRELLRTTDPTLIPFVTALLDGEDIDCFTMDVHMSALEGSIGILPRRLMVLERDLFRARAVLRDNGVDFEG; translated from the coding sequence ATGAGAGAGCTTCTTCGGACAACAGACCCAACATTGATCCCTTTTGTCACAGCCCTGCTTGATGGCGAGGATATAGACTGCTTTACGATGGACGTCCATATGAGCGCGCTGGAAGGTTCGATCGGAATACTGCCGCGGCGCCTGATGGTTCTTGAGCGGGATCTGTTCCGGGCACGTGCCGTTTTGCGCGACAACGGTGTGGACTTCGAAGGCTGA
- a CDS encoding DUF465 domain-containing protein, with product MSMSSHLEELRRKHEVLSEKVEAIQRSPGSSDHEITELKKQKLLLKEEIERLATA from the coding sequence ATGAGCATGAGTTCGCATCTTGAAGAGCTGCGGAGAAAACACGAGGTTCTCTCTGAAAAGGTCGAGGCGATACAACGGTCGCCCGGCAGCAGCGACCACGAGATTACTGAGCTTAAGAAGCAGAAACTCCTGCTCAAAGAGGAAATTGAGCGTCTCGCAACCGCCTAA
- a CDS encoding electron transfer flavoprotein-ubiquinone oxidoreductase — protein MSDIERESMEYDVVIVGAGPAGLSAAIRLKQQNADLNVVVLEKGSEVGAHILSGAVLDTCGLDKLIPDWKDKGAPINVPVKKDNFLVLGPAGHLRVPNWPMPPLMNNHGNYIVSMANVCRWMAGQAEELGVEIFPGMACSDLVFGDNGEVKGVVAGVFGLEEDGSYGPNTEPGMELHGKYVFISEGVRGSLAKEIIAKYDLQAGRDAPKFGLGMKEIWEIDPEKHHEGTVTHTMGWPLGKNAGGGSFIYHLENNQVFVGFVVHLNYKNPHLYPYMEFQRFKHHPEIAKLLEGGKRVAYGARAISEGGYQSMPKASFPGGALLGCSVGLVNVPRIKGNHNAMLSGIAAADAAVKAIAAGRSGDELAEYEDELRTGDVAKDLKKVRNVKPLWSKFGLTASLVLGGFDMWVQSLLGFSPFGTVKHGKNDAQATGKAADFPIIDYPKPDGKLSFDRLTNVSFSATNHEESQPCHLKLTNPDLPIKVNLPEYAEPAQRYCPAGVYEVVEEDGKDPRFVINFQNCVHCKTCDIKDPSQNITWTVPQGGDGPNYPNM, from the coding sequence ATGAGCGACATTGAACGCGAAAGCATGGAATACGATGTGGTCATCGTGGGCGCAGGCCCGGCTGGCCTGTCAGCGGCCATACGCCTGAAGCAACAAAACGCCGATCTGAATGTGGTTGTGCTGGAAAAAGGGTCCGAGGTCGGGGCGCACATCCTGTCTGGCGCGGTGCTGGATACCTGTGGGTTGGACAAGCTGATCCCGGATTGGAAAGACAAGGGCGCACCGATCAATGTGCCGGTTAAGAAAGACAATTTCCTTGTACTTGGCCCGGCAGGCCACCTGCGCGTGCCCAACTGGCCAATGCCGCCCCTGATGAACAACCACGGCAACTATATCGTCTCAATGGCGAATGTCTGCCGCTGGATGGCCGGGCAAGCCGAAGAGCTGGGTGTCGAGATCTTTCCCGGCATGGCTTGCTCTGATCTGGTCTTCGGCGACAACGGCGAAGTCAAAGGCGTTGTCGCCGGTGTCTTCGGGCTGGAAGAAGACGGCAGCTATGGCCCCAACACCGAACCGGGGATGGAACTGCACGGCAAATATGTCTTCATTTCGGAAGGGGTGCGTGGGTCGTTGGCGAAAGAGATTATTGCCAAGTATGACCTGCAAGCGGGGCGCGACGCGCCGAAATTCGGCCTTGGCATGAAAGAGATCTGGGAGATCGATCCAGAAAAGCACCACGAAGGCACCGTGACCCACACAATGGGCTGGCCCTTGGGTAAGAATGCCGGTGGCGGTTCGTTCATCTATCACCTTGAGAACAATCAGGTGTTCGTGGGCTTCGTGGTTCACTTGAACTACAAGAACCCGCATTTGTATCCCTATATGGAATTCCAGCGTTTCAAGCATCACCCCGAGATCGCAAAGCTGCTTGAGGGCGGCAAACGCGTGGCATACGGCGCGCGCGCAATATCCGAAGGTGGTTATCAGTCGATGCCCAAAGCCTCGTTCCCCGGCGGTGCTCTGCTGGGCTGTTCGGTCGGGCTGGTGAACGTGCCGCGCATCAAGGGCAACCACAACGCCATGTTGTCGGGGATTGCTGCTGCGGATGCTGCCGTGAAAGCCATTGCTGCCGGCCGTTCAGGCGACGAGCTTGCCGAATACGAAGACGAACTGCGCACAGGTGACGTTGCCAAAGACTTGAAAAAGGTGCGTAACGTCAAACCGCTCTGGTCGAAATTTGGTCTGACCGCATCGCTGGTGCTGGGCGGGTTTGACATGTGGGTTCAGTCGCTTTTGGGCTTCTCGCCCTTCGGCACGGTCAAGCACGGCAAGAACGACGCACAGGCCACCGGCAAGGCGGCCGATTTTCCGATCATCGACTATCCGAAACCTGACGGCAAACTGTCATTTGATCGCCTGACCAACGTTTCCTTTTCGGCGACCAACCACGAAGAAAGCCAGCCCTGTCACCTGAAGCTGACCAACCCCGATCTGCCAATCAAGGTCAACCTGCCCGAATACGCCGAACCTGCGCAGCGATATTGCCCGGCAGGCGTGTACGAAGTGGTCGAGGAAGACGGCAAAGACCCGCGCTTCGTCATCAACTTTCAGAACTGCGTGCACTGCAAAACCTGTGACATCAAAGACCCAAGCCAGAACATCACCTGGACTGTTCCGCAGGGTGGCGATGGGCCGAATTATCCGAACATGTAA
- a CDS encoding acetyl-CoA C-acetyltransferase, with the protein MTNVVIVSAARTAVGSFSGSFANTPAHDLGAAVLEAIVARAGIDKSEVSETILGQVLQAGQGQNPARQAHINAGLPKESSAWGINQVCGSGLRTVALGAQHVMLGDAAIVAAGGQENMSLSPHVAHLRSGHKMGDMKFIDCMIKDGLWDAFNGYHMGQTAENVAQQWQITRDMQDEFAVASQNKAEAAQKAGKFADEIIPFTVKTRKGETVVDQDEYIRHGATMDAMQKLRPAFTKDGSVTAANASGINDGAAAVLLMTADEAEKRGLEPLARIASYATAGLDPSIMGVGPIHASTKALEKAGWKAQDLDLVEANEAFAAQACAVNKEMDWDTSIVNVNGGAIAIGHPIGASGCRILNTLLFEMKRRDAKKGLATLCIGGGMGVAMCLERP; encoded by the coding sequence ATGACCAACGTTGTAATCGTATCCGCCGCGCGGACTGCCGTCGGCAGCTTCTCGGGCTCATTTGCCAACACACCTGCCCACGATCTTGGTGCCGCTGTGCTTGAGGCCATCGTCGCCCGCGCCGGAATCGACAAGTCCGAAGTCAGCGAGACCATTTTGGGCCAGGTGCTGCAAGCCGGTCAGGGTCAGAACCCCGCGCGTCAGGCACATATCAATGCAGGGCTTCCCAAGGAAAGCTCGGCCTGGGGGATCAACCAGGTTTGCGGGTCTGGTCTGCGCACCGTGGCCCTTGGTGCCCAGCATGTGATGCTTGGGGATGCGGCCATCGTCGCCGCTGGAGGACAGGAAAACATGTCGCTCAGCCCCCACGTGGCGCACTTGCGTTCCGGTCACAAGATGGGCGATATGAAATTCATCGATTGCATGATCAAAGACGGTCTGTGGGATGCCTTCAACGGCTATCACATGGGTCAAACCGCCGAGAATGTTGCCCAGCAATGGCAAATCACCCGCGATATGCAGGATGAATTTGCGGTTGCATCGCAAAACAAGGCGGAAGCCGCCCAGAAGGCGGGCAAGTTCGCCGATGAAATCATTCCGTTCACAGTGAAGACCCGCAAGGGAGAGACCGTTGTCGATCAGGACGAATACATCCGTCATGGCGCAACGATGGATGCCATGCAGAAGCTGCGCCCGGCGTTTACCAAAGACGGTTCGGTCACAGCGGCAAACGCTTCGGGCATCAATGACGGTGCAGCGGCTGTGTTGCTGATGACCGCCGATGAAGCCGAAAAACGCGGGTTGGAGCCGTTGGCGCGCATTGCCTCCTATGCGACCGCCGGGCTGGACCCGTCGATCATGGGTGTCGGCCCGATCCACGCCTCGACCAAGGCGTTGGAAAAGGCGGGCTGGAAAGCGCAGGATCTTGACCTTGTGGAAGCGAACGAGGCATTTGCGGCTCAGGCCTGCGCCGTTAACAAGGAAATGGACTGGGATACTTCCATCGTGAACGTGAACGGCGGCGCGATTGCCATCGGCCACCCGATTGGCGCGTCTGGCTGCCGCATCTTGAATACACTTCTGTTCGAGATGAAGCGCCGCGATGCCAAGAAAGGTCTGGCGACCCTGTGTATCGGTGGCGGTATGGGTGTGGCCATGTGCCTTGAGCGCCCGTAA
- a CDS encoding polyprenyl synthetase family protein, with translation MLIEAAHKPHERLGAYLKDEMAAVNALISQRMASKNAPRIPEVTAHLVDAGGKRLRPMLTLAAAKLCGYRGPYHIHLAATVEFIHTATLLHDDVVDESGQRRGRPTANLLWDNKSSVLVGDYLFSRSFQLMVETGNLRVLDILANASATIAEGEVLQLTAAQDLATDEAIYLQVVRGKTAALFSAATEVGGVIAGAGEAQVKALFGYGDALGVSFQIVDDLLDFTGGDAIGKNIGDDFRERKLTLPLIKAIAKADAEERAFWTRTIEKGRQQDGDLDHALALMHQHGALEDTRADAMVWADKAKAALAVLPDDPIRDMLHDIADYVVARIS, from the coding sequence ATGCTGATCGAAGCTGCACATAAACCGCACGAACGTTTGGGCGCGTATCTCAAGGACGAGATGGCAGCAGTGAATGCCCTGATCAGTCAGCGTATGGCATCGAAAAACGCGCCACGCATTCCCGAGGTGACAGCACATCTGGTGGACGCGGGCGGCAAACGGCTGCGCCCCATGCTGACATTGGCGGCGGCGAAGTTGTGTGGCTATAGGGGGCCTTACCACATTCATCTGGCCGCAACGGTCGAGTTTATTCACACCGCCACGCTGTTGCATGACGATGTTGTGGACGAAAGCGGCCAGCGTCGCGGACGACCCACCGCCAATCTGTTGTGGGACAACAAGTCCAGCGTTCTGGTTGGCGACTATCTGTTCTCGCGTAGTTTCCAATTGATGGTCGAGACAGGTAATTTGCGGGTGCTGGATATTCTGGCCAACGCTTCGGCCACGATTGCGGAAGGTGAAGTGCTGCAACTGACCGCCGCACAGGATCTGGCCACGGACGAGGCGATTTATCTGCAAGTGGTGCGCGGCAAGACCGCCGCGCTGTTTTCCGCAGCAACCGAGGTGGGCGGCGTGATTGCCGGCGCAGGCGAGGCGCAGGTCAAGGCGCTGTTCGGTTATGGCGATGCGCTGGGGGTGTCATTCCAGATCGTCGATGACTTGCTGGATTTCACGGGCGGCGATGCGATTGGCAAGAACATCGGTGACGATTTCCGCGAACGCAAGCTGACGCTTCCCTTGATCAAGGCCATTGCCAAGGCGGATGCAGAGGAACGTGCGTTCTGGACCCGGACCATCGAAAAAGGCCGACAGCAAGATGGGGATCTGGATCATGCGCTGGCACTGATGCACCAGCATGGCGCTTTGGAAGACACGCGCGCAGATGCGATGGTCTGGGCTGACAAGGCAAAGGCGGCGTTGGCGGTGCTACCGGATGATCCCATTCGCGACATGCTGCACGACATCGCGGACTATGTGGTGGCGCGGATCAGCTGA
- the yddG gene encoding aromatic amino acid exporter YddG yields MTKGKATAIGFVAVLLWSLLALFTVGTVPVPPFQLAAMTFLVGSAVGLVWIGWAGEFRVLRQISWRVYLFGTLGLFGYHALYFSALRMAPAAEAGLIAYLWPLLIVLFSGLLPGERLEPLHILGAVISFIGAAILVLGGATGFATDALPGFGLAFLGALTWSGYSVLSRRLGNTPTASVTVFCLMTAVLSTGAHLLWETTVWPPNALGWTAVLGLGLGPVGLAFYVWDVGVKQGDIQLLGVASYGAPLLSTLVLIVAGVADPRPSLILAGVLITFGAAMAARASSARSAGN; encoded by the coding sequence ATGACAAAAGGAAAGGCGACTGCGATCGGGTTTGTGGCTGTGCTGCTGTGGTCGCTGCTGGCCTTGTTCACCGTGGGAACCGTGCCGGTGCCGCCGTTCCAACTGGCCGCGATGACGTTTCTGGTTGGCAGCGCGGTCGGGCTGGTTTGGATCGGTTGGGCGGGTGAGTTCCGCGTGTTGCGCCAGATCAGTTGGCGCGTCTATCTGTTCGGCACGCTGGGCCTGTTTGGCTATCACGCGCTGTATTTCTCGGCGTTGCGCATGGCGCCCGCGGCCGAGGCTGGGCTGATTGCCTATCTGTGGCCGTTGTTGATCGTTTTGTTCTCTGGCCTCTTACCAGGGGAGCGGCTCGAACCTCTGCACATTTTAGGCGCAGTGATCTCGTTCATCGGCGCGGCGATCCTCGTGCTTGGTGGTGCCACCGGGTTTGCCACCGATGCGCTTCCGGGGTTTGGTTTGGCCTTTCTAGGTGCGCTAACGTGGTCTGGCTATTCCGTCTTGTCGCGCCGGTTGGGCAACACACCGACAGCCTCTGTCACTGTGTTTTGTCTTATGACGGCGGTTCTTTCGACGGGCGCGCATTTGCTTTGGGAAACAACGGTATGGCCGCCCAATGCACTGGGATGGACTGCCGTTCTGGGGCTTGGGCTGGGCCCGGTTGGGCTGGCGTTCTATGTTTGGGATGTTGGGGTAAAGCAGGGCGACATCCAACTGTTGGGCGTCGCCAGCTATGGCGCGCCCTTGTTGTCGACGCTCGTCCTTATCGTTGCCGGTGTGGCAGACCCCCGACCGTCATTGATTCTTGCCGGTGTTCTTATCACATTCGGCGCGGCGATGGCCGCGCGGGCCAGTTCGGCACGAAGCGCAGGCAACTGA
- a CDS encoding 4-(cytidine 5'-diphospho)-2-C-methyl-D-erythritol kinase, with translation MTKVFAPAKVNLTLHVTGQRKDGYHLLDSLVMFADVGDRVTVMSAPKPLFEVTGPRATGVPTDDTNLVVRAAALFDIPAHIILSKYLPASAGIGGGSSDAAATILALSEITGDTCLPEGVTDLGADVRVCLMRQAARMRGIGEDVIPCPGLPPLFAVLANPGIEVPTPAVFKALANKANPPMPKRLPHGIKTREFIDWLASQRNDLEPPALSTAPVIADVLQALASLPEARLARMSGSGATCFALFETDKAAKGAAQLLSDQQPAWWIEPARLS, from the coding sequence ATCACCAAGGTTTTCGCCCCCGCGAAGGTGAACCTGACGCTGCATGTGACGGGTCAGCGCAAGGATGGCTATCACTTGCTGGACAGTCTGGTGATGTTCGCCGATGTCGGCGACCGGGTGACGGTCATGTCCGCACCGAAACCATTGTTCGAGGTCACAGGACCACGCGCCACAGGTGTACCGACGGATGACACCAATCTTGTGGTGCGTGCCGCCGCGCTGTTCGACATCCCGGCTCACATCATCCTGTCCAAATACCTTCCCGCCTCTGCCGGGATCGGGGGCGGCAGCTCAGACGCCGCTGCGACCATCCTCGCGCTGTCCGAAATCACTGGCGACACCTGTTTGCCCGAAGGCGTCACCGATTTGGGAGCAGATGTGCGGGTATGTCTGATGCGGCAGGCGGCGCGGATGCGCGGCATTGGCGAGGATGTGATACCCTGCCCCGGTCTGCCGCCGCTCTTCGCCGTCCTTGCCAATCCCGGCATCGAGGTGCCGACGCCTGCGGTCTTCAAGGCGCTTGCAAACAAGGCAAACCCACCCATGCCCAAGCGCCTGCCGCACGGCATTAAGACACGCGAGTTCATCGATTGGCTGGCCAGCCAACGCAACGACCTGGAGCCTCCGGCTCTTTCGACAGCCCCGGTGATTGCTGACGTATTGCAAGCGCTTGCGTCGTTGCCCGAGGCTCGACTTGCGCGCATGTCCGGGTCAGGGGCAACCTGTTTTGCCTTGTTTGAAACTGACAAGGCCGCAAAAGGCGCGGCCCAATTGCTATCGGATCAACAGCCAGCTTGGTGGATCGAACCCGCCCGCCTCAGCTGA
- a CDS encoding tetratricopeptide repeat protein, whose amino-acid sequence MPLRFSASRQLVAAMAAAIYLSGFTPLMAQANAAGPYLAARQADLSGDFAKVVEYGTRALVENPDRADVLEGLVVSHTALGEVDKALPYAHRLASINPDNQLAGLVLLGDALASEKWAEAIALLESGISVAGVVDQMITAWANLGQGQMSQALEVFDALSQDPNSRSFAQFQKALALAHVGDFEGAASILGGDQGALQLNRGGILAYAQVLSQLDRHADALELLKANASPLVDPEVDDIIARLEAGEVLPFTGITSPNDGVAELFFAVAESRSVDSDPTIALIFSRLAEHLNPKNATATLLSARLLEQLERHDLAVEAYGRVPKDSLLYQEAALGRTDVLRRSEKFDEAIEELSALADAYPETLRFRVALGDTLMQLDRFKEARAAYDQAIAEFSEDLPGQWATYFQRAIALSKLDEWPAAEADFRKALELSPDEPNVLNYLGYTYVERQENLDEALDMIERAVAARPDSGYIVDSLGWVFFRLGRYDEAVEQMERAVELIPVDPILNDHLGDTYWAVGRQREAEFQWSRALSFVTDDTDLEEMNPDRVRRKLEVGLDVVLEEEGAPPLNAAE is encoded by the coding sequence GTGCCCCTTAGATTTTCCGCCTCTCGCCAACTTGTCGCCGCCATGGCGGCAGCAATCTATCTTTCCGGTTTCACGCCCCTCATGGCGCAGGCCAATGCGGCGGGGCCCTATCTGGCGGCGCGGCAGGCCGACCTGTCCGGCGATTTCGCCAAAGTGGTCGAATATGGAACGCGCGCGCTGGTGGAAAACCCGGACCGCGCAGATGTGTTGGAAGGGTTGGTTGTCTCGCATACGGCCTTGGGCGAAGTTGACAAGGCCTTGCCGTATGCACACCGCTTGGCCTCGATCAATCCCGACAATCAACTGGCGGGCCTTGTTCTTCTGGGCGATGCACTGGCCAGCGAAAAATGGGCAGAAGCAATTGCTCTGCTGGAAAGCGGTATTTCAGTGGCCGGCGTGGTCGACCAGATGATCACGGCCTGGGCCAATCTGGGCCAAGGCCAGATGTCACAGGCGCTTGAGGTGTTCGACGCCTTGTCGCAAGATCCCAACAGCCGTTCTTTCGCCCAATTCCAGAAGGCGCTCGCGCTGGCTCATGTCGGCGATTTTGAAGGCGCCGCAAGCATTCTTGGAGGTGATCAAGGTGCATTGCAACTGAACCGCGGCGGTATTCTGGCTTATGCACAGGTGTTGAGCCAGCTTGATCGCCACGCCGATGCCTTGGAGCTTTTGAAGGCCAATGCCTCTCCGCTGGTCGACCCGGAGGTCGACGACATCATCGCCCGGCTGGAAGCGGGCGAAGTATTGCCATTCACCGGAATCACCTCGCCGAATGACGGGGTTGCGGAACTGTTTTTCGCGGTGGCCGAAAGTCGCAGTGTCGACAGCGACCCGACCATCGCGCTGATCTTCAGCCGCCTTGCAGAACACCTGAATCCGAAAAACGCCACGGCCACCTTGCTGTCTGCACGACTGTTGGAGCAGTTGGAGCGTCACGACCTCGCGGTCGAGGCTTACGGTCGCGTCCCGAAGGACAGTCTTCTGTATCAGGAGGCCGCATTGGGGCGCACCGATGTCCTGCGCCGATCCGAGAAATTTGATGAAGCCATCGAAGAGCTAAGCGCCCTGGCCGATGCCTATCCCGAGACGTTACGGTTCAGGGTTGCCTTGGGTGATACGCTGATGCAACTGGACCGTTTCAAAGAGGCGCGTGCGGCCTATGATCAGGCCATCGCCGAATTCTCGGAAGACTTGCCTGGTCAGTGGGCCACCTATTTCCAGCGCGCGATAGCGCTGTCCAAACTTGACGAATGGCCGGCTGCCGAGGCTGATTTCCGCAAGGCACTGGAACTTAGCCCCGACGAGCCGAATGTCCTGAACTATCTTGGCTACACCTATGTTGAGCGACAAGAAAATCTGGACGAGGCGCTGGACATGATCGAACGCGCCGTCGCCGCACGCCCCGACAGCGGCTATATCGTTGACAGCCTGGGATGGGTGTTTTTCCGTTTGGGGCGCTATGACGAAGCCGTCGAACAGATGGAACGTGCGGTCGAACTTATTCCCGTTGATCCGATCCTGAATGACCATCTGGGCGACACCTATTGGGCGGTGGGGCGCCAACGCGAAGCCGAGTTCCAGTGGAGCCGCGCCTTGAGCTTTGTCACCGACGATACGGATCTGGAAGAAATGAACCCCGATCGAGTCCGCCGCAAGCTTGAGGTCGGGTTGGACGTAGTGTTGGAAGAAGAAGGGGCGCCCCCCCTTAACGCCGCCGAATGA
- a CDS encoding transcriptional regulator GcvA, translating to MTDRLPPLTALRAFDAAARHMSFQRAAAELNVTPAALSFQIKSLEEHFGAPLFNRLNRAVELTEAGRILAPGAAEGFGALTAAWRAARRSVEADVLTVTAGPAFTAKWLAPRMFAFAQAHPDIELRFTAGLRMMDLNTDEVDVAIRFGYGPDDGLFSQPLEPEWLAPVMLPEFAKRFTTPQELLQAPLIHNSSDDFLNPACDWQAWFKAVGIEGVPRISSSFSQFDHALDAALSGAGVVLGRRAFVVKYLADGRLVAPFKIALGTAAKFRFLCRLGQESRPDIAAFRDWILAEMTKTASCATDMTVIPVEDLA from the coding sequence ATGACTGATCGACTGCCACCACTGACCGCCTTGCGCGCCTTTGATGCGGCTGCGCGCCACATGTCGTTTCAACGTGCGGCGGCTGAATTGAACGTGACCCCGGCAGCGTTGTCGTTCCAGATCAAATCACTTGAAGAGCATTTTGGTGCACCGCTGTTCAACCGGTTGAATCGCGCGGTCGAGTTGACCGAAGCAGGACGCATCCTGGCCCCCGGTGCAGCCGAGGGGTTTGGGGCGCTGACAGCGGCATGGCGTGCGGCCCGCCGCAGCGTAGAAGCTGATGTTCTGACGGTGACGGCTGGACCGGCCTTCACGGCCAAATGGCTTGCGCCGCGCATGTTTGCCTTCGCCCAAGCCCACCCGGACATTGAGCTAAGGTTCACCGCCGGTTTACGAATGATGGATCTGAACACGGACGAAGTGGATGTGGCCATCCGTTTCGGGTATGGCCCTGACGATGGACTTTTTTCGCAACCTCTTGAGCCGGAGTGGTTGGCGCCGGTCATGCTGCCCGAATTTGCCAAACGGTTCACGACACCGCAAGAATTGCTGCAAGCGCCGTTGATCCACAACAGCTCAGATGATTTTCTAAATCCCGCGTGCGACTGGCAGGCTTGGTTCAAGGCGGTTGGTATCGAAGGAGTGCCGCGAATTTCGTCGAGTTTTTCACAGTTCGATCACGCTCTGGACGCTGCTTTGTCCGGCGCTGGTGTGGTGCTGGGACGCCGGGCATTTGTCGTAAAATATCTTGCGGATGGGCGACTGGTGGCACCTTTCAAGATAGCGTTGGGGACAGCAGCGAAATTTCGATTCCTATGCCGTCTTGGGCAGGAGAGCCGACCAGACATAGCAGCCTTCCGAGATTGGATCCTGGCTGAGATGACCAAGACGGCCTCCTGCGCGACGGATATGACGGTCATTCCGGTCGAGGACCTGGCATGA
- the phbB gene encoding acetoacetyl-CoA reductase, giving the protein MARVALVTGGSRGIGAAISKALKADGYDVAATYAGNDEKAAAFTKETGIKTYKWNVGDYEASKNGLAQVEAEVGPIDVVVANAGITRDAPFHKMTPEQWQEVIDTNLTGVFNTVHPVWPGMRERKFGRIIVISSINGQKGQFGQVNYAATKAGDLGIVKSLAQEGARAGITANAICPGYIATEMVMAVPEKVRESIISGIPAGRLGEPEEIARCVTFLASDDAQFINGSTISANGAQFFV; this is encoded by the coding sequence ATGGCTCGAGTTGCACTGGTCACAGGTGGGTCGCGCGGCATTGGCGCGGCAATTTCCAAAGCCCTGAAAGCAGACGGCTACGACGTGGCTGCCACTTATGCAGGCAACGACGAAAAGGCCGCGGCCTTCACCAAAGAAACTGGCATCAAGACATATAAATGGAACGTCGGCGACTACGAAGCCTCCAAGAACGGGTTGGCGCAGGTCGAAGCGGAGGTCGGGCCGATTGATGTCGTGGTCGCCAACGCGGGCATCACGCGGGACGCTCCGTTTCACAAGATGACGCCCGAACAGTGGCAAGAGGTGATCGACACCAACCTGACGGGTGTGTTCAATACGGTTCACCCCGTTTGGCCCGGTATGCGCGAACGCAAGTTTGGCCGGATCATCGTGATCAGCTCGATCAATGGGCAGAAAGGTCAGTTTGGTCAGGTGAATTATGCCGCGACCAAGGCGGGCGATCTGGGGATCGTTAAGTCGCTGGCCCAGGAAGGTGCGCGCGCGGGCATCACGGCCAACGCAATTTGCCCCGGCTACATCGCCACCGAAATGGTGATGGCTGTGCCGGAAAAAGTGCGCGAGTCTATCATCTCGGGCATCCCGGCGGGGCGGCTTGGCGAGCCCGAAGAAATCGCGCGCTGCGTGACCTTCCTGGCATCAGATGATGCGCAATTCATAAACGGGTCGACCATCTCGGCCAATGGCGCGCAATTCTTCGTCTGA
- a CDS encoding tRNA1(Val) (adenine(37)-N6)-methyltransferase, protein MTSATSDLTNDAFLGGQLTLTQPASGYRAGVDPVFLAAAAPARSGQSVLELGCGAGAASLCLGRRVAGLRMVGLEQQAIYADLAQRNALQNAIPLTIYQGDLENMPADLRQDRFDHVIMNPPYFRRDRGTSSPDGIREGALGEVTPLTAWLDHATRRLLPGGYLTLIQNAERLPEVLCAMDSRLGSIVVKPLCPRIGRAASLVIVQARKGARGAFRLAAPLVVHEGSHHTEDHEHYTPEVAAILRKGGALPL, encoded by the coding sequence ATGACCTCTGCCACCTCAGATCTGACGAATGACGCGTTTCTGGGCGGACAACTGACATTGACGCAGCCTGCGTCCGGTTATCGTGCTGGCGTTGATCCGGTGTTTCTGGCCGCTGCCGCTCCCGCTCGATCCGGACAATCGGTTTTGGAACTGGGTTGCGGGGCGGGTGCGGCAAGTCTTTGCCTTGGACGACGCGTGGCTGGGCTGCGCATGGTAGGGCTTGAGCAGCAAGCAATCTATGCCGATCTGGCCCAGCGCAATGCGCTACAGAATGCCATTCCACTGACCATCTATCAAGGTGATCTGGAAAACATGCCCGCGGACCTTCGGCAGGACCGGTTCGATCATGTCATCATGAACCCCCCTTATTTTCGGCGCGACCGCGGCACGTCATCGCCCGACGGGATCCGCGAAGGCGCATTGGGCGAGGTTACACCGCTGACCGCGTGGCTTGATCACGCCACCCGCCGCTTGCTGCCCGGCGGTTATTTGACGCTGATCCAGAACGCTGAGCGTTTGCCCGAGGTTCTGTGCGCGATGGACAGCAGGCTCGGGTCAATCGTGGTAAAGCCCCTGTGTCCCCGGATCGGACGCGCAGCATCGCTGGTGATCGTGCAGGCGCGCAAGGGTGCGCGCGGAGCGTTTCGTCTGGCAGCGCCTCTTGTCGTGCACGAAGGATCTCATCACACGGAGGATCACGAGCACTACACGCCGGAAGTCGCTGCGATTTTGCGCAAGGGTGGCGCCTTGCCTCTTTGA
- the greA gene encoding transcription elongation factor GreA, whose amino-acid sequence MDKIPLTRAGHTALNDELKQLKSEERPAIIRAIAEAREHGDLSENAEYHSAREKQSFIEGRIKELEGVLSLAEVIDPATLSGAVKFSATVTIVDEDTDEEKTYQIVGEPEADIENGKLNIKSPLARGLIGKEEGDSVEVRTPGGEKAYEILKIEWI is encoded by the coding sequence ATGGATAAGATACCGCTGACGCGCGCGGGTCACACTGCGCTGAACGATGAATTGAAGCAGCTCAAATCCGAGGAACGCCCGGCCATCATCCGCGCGATTGCGGAAGCGCGCGAGCATGGTGATTTATCCGAGAACGCAGAATACCATTCCGCCCGCGAAAAACAGAGCTTCATTGAAGGTCGGATCAAGGAATTGGAAGGCGTCTTGTCGCTGGCCGAGGTGATTGACCCTGCGACCTTGTCAGGCGCGGTGAAGTTTTCGGCCACCGTGACGATCGTCGACGAAGACACGGACGAAGAAAAGACCTATCAGATCGTGGGCGAACCGGAAGCCGACATCGAGAACGGAAAGCTGAACATCAAGTCCCCGCTGGCGCGTGGATTGATCGGCAAGGAAGAAGGCGACAGCGTTGAAGTGCGCACACCCGGTGGCGAAAAGGCTTATGAGATCCTGAAGATCGAATGGATCTGA